From one Streptomyces sp. NBC_00237 genomic stretch:
- a CDS encoding deaminase, which produces MRRAIDLAALCPPAAGAYSVGAILVGEDGTELASGYSRATDPREHAEEVVLAQLSQDDRRLAGATIYSTLEPCSQRSASRTPCAQRILEAGIPRVVIAWREPSLFVADCVGYEQLVAAGVVVVELHELAEAAKAVNVHLGGLA; this is translated from the coding sequence ATGCGACGCGCGATCGACCTCGCCGCGCTGTGTCCTCCGGCTGCTGGCGCCTACTCGGTCGGCGCGATCCTCGTCGGTGAAGACGGCACCGAGCTCGCGTCCGGCTACTCCCGTGCTACCGACCCTCGCGAACACGCGGAGGAAGTCGTGCTCGCCCAACTCTCCCAGGATGACCGCCGGCTGGCCGGGGCGACGATCTATAGCACGCTGGAGCCCTGCTCCCAGCGCAGCGCTTCCCGTACCCCGTGTGCCCAGCGAATCCTCGAGGCGGGCATCCCGCGCGTCGTCATCGCCTGGCGGGAGCCGAGCCTGTTCGTCGCCGACTGCGTCGGTTACGAACAGCTGGTGGCGGCCGGGGTCGTGGTCGTGGAACTGCACGAGCTGGCTGAGGCCGCGAAGGCGGTCAACGTGCATCTGGGGGGCCTCGCATGA
- a CDS encoding dihydrofolate reductase family protein yields MTARPYVVLSAAMSVDGYLDDTSPERLLLSNADDFDRVDQVRAESDAILIGATTMRKDNPRLLVNSDKRRAQRVADGKPEFPLKVTVTRTGDLSADLKFWHHGGGKLVVTVDDAVGKVRATLGDLADVVSVGPELDWGLVLEELGRRGVRRLMVEGGGTIHTQLMAADLADEMHLAVAPLLVGQADAPKFLGTADYPGGSTARMRLLEARVIGDVVLLRYAPKGRV; encoded by the coding sequence ATGACTGCCCGCCCGTACGTCGTACTGTCCGCCGCCATGTCGGTCGACGGATACCTGGACGACACCAGCCCGGAGCGGCTGCTGCTCTCCAATGCCGACGACTTCGACCGCGTTGACCAGGTCCGTGCGGAGTCCGACGCCATCCTCATCGGCGCGACGACCATGCGGAAGGACAACCCGAGGCTGCTGGTCAACTCCGACAAGCGTCGGGCTCAGCGTGTTGCCGACGGCAAGCCCGAGTTCCCGCTCAAGGTCACGGTGACCCGCACCGGCGACCTGTCCGCCGACTTGAAGTTCTGGCACCACGGCGGCGGGAAATTGGTCGTGACCGTGGACGACGCGGTGGGGAAGGTGCGCGCCACGCTGGGGGACCTCGCCGACGTCGTGAGCGTCGGGCCGGAGCTCGACTGGGGTCTGGTCCTCGAGGAGCTCGGGCGCCGCGGCGTCCGTCGGCTGATGGTTGAGGGTGGGGGCACGATCCACACCCAGCTCATGGCTGCTGACCTCGCCGACGAAATGCACCTCGCCGTCGCGCCGCTACTGGTAGGCCAGGCCGACGCACCGAAGTTCCTGGGCACCGCCGACTACCCGGGTGGGTCGACCGCCCGGATGCGGCTGCTGGAGGCCCGCGTGATCGGAGACGTCGTGCTGCTCCGCTACGCCCCGAAGGGGCGCGTCTGA
- a CDS encoding DNA-binding protein yields the protein MEHLRRTRRLLIDGDNLLGPRHALKATRDYIDVIKELRREAKGADRRDLMELQTQYGEFLSWLHQDLGNPEAASYWLDRAMQWSYTVGDTDLTTYIMARKAQLAGDTADLVEVVDLAEAAQRMARPRSRLAAVARTYEAYGHALRGDADNSERAIDYVRNALDGIGSDPTPWGVWLNASYVEVHRAQGLEALGKHGQAADAFADAIRLMPGDYHRDRGVYMARQAVALAGARDPEHAATVGMHALTVAADTGSGRITNELIRLDTALIPWQREAPVSEFRAAFDSTLAHETETET from the coding sequence GTGGAACATCTGCGCCGTACCCGCCGTCTGCTGATCGACGGCGACAACCTGCTCGGGCCGCGCCACGCCCTCAAGGCGACGCGCGATTACATCGACGTCATCAAGGAACTGCGACGGGAGGCGAAGGGCGCCGACCGGCGCGACCTGATGGAGCTCCAGACGCAGTACGGGGAATTCCTTTCCTGGCTGCACCAGGACCTGGGAAACCCGGAGGCCGCGTCGTACTGGCTCGACAGGGCGATGCAGTGGTCGTACACGGTCGGCGACACCGACCTGACCACGTACATCATGGCCCGAAAGGCCCAACTCGCCGGTGACACAGCCGACCTGGTCGAGGTGGTCGACCTGGCCGAAGCCGCCCAGCGGATGGCGCGGCCCCGTAGCCGGCTCGCCGCCGTGGCCCGCACCTACGAGGCATACGGACACGCCCTGCGCGGCGACGCCGACAACAGCGAGCGCGCCATCGACTACGTGCGCAACGCCCTGGACGGCATCGGCTCTGATCCCACTCCGTGGGGCGTGTGGCTGAACGCCTCGTACGTAGAGGTCCACCGCGCGCAGGGTCTGGAGGCCCTCGGCAAGCACGGCCAGGCTGCCGATGCCTTCGCCGACGCGATCCGGCTGATGCCCGGCGACTACCACCGCGACCGCGGCGTCTACATGGCGCGCCAGGCCGTGGCCCTGGCCGGTGCCCGCGATCCGGAGCATGCCGCGACGGTCGGCATGCACGCGTTGACGGTCGCGGCCGACACAGGCTCCGGCCGGATCACCAACGAGCTCATCCGGCTCGACACGGCCCTGATCCCCTGGCAGCGCGAGGCCCCGGTCTCCGAGTTCCGGGCCGCCTTCGACTCCACCCTCGCCCACGAGACAGAAACGGAAACCTGA
- a CDS encoding GNAT family N-acetyltransferase, which produces MAVSGRARALYQRIADKLRAQITDGTLVPGDRLPTEAEIAAEWDTTRSTAVQGLKLLVNEGLIISDRPRGYFVRSRRPMVYRPQGEFRKRPLSPEMDQFLTQMSEEGREAGQHIEVQVEVPSRQVRERLQLNEGELVVVRRRVRFVDGVPYNTNDSHFPLALVQNSEIMSPDDIARGANVVLSELGYEQVRALDEIQVRMPTPEEADRLQLGPGTPVAIHLCTGFTEEGRPVRAVVNVLPGDRHVITYERSRRQFDPAPIIRQAVAADLRTVIDLWEHAASWLNEQGIDQWQYPPREDRIKANIAAGECWIVEADGAPVATITIDEHADSDFWTPDEAAEPAFYVHRMVVRRDVSGLDLGSAMLDWAGQHATSQGKQLLRLDAWRTNEDLQKYYTDRGFTHIRTVEAADRSSGALFQRPSGYSRRTGPQLAVVPNENKH; this is translated from the coding sequence ATGGCAGTCAGCGGCAGGGCCCGAGCCCTCTACCAGCGCATCGCGGACAAACTCCGCGCCCAGATCACCGACGGGACGCTGGTTCCTGGCGACCGACTGCCGACTGAAGCCGAGATCGCCGCCGAGTGGGACACAACCCGTTCGACCGCCGTTCAGGGCCTGAAGCTGCTGGTCAACGAAGGGCTGATCATCAGTGACCGACCCCGCGGATACTTCGTCCGTAGTCGGCGACCGATGGTCTATCGGCCGCAGGGCGAATTCCGAAAGCGCCCACTGTCCCCTGAGATGGACCAGTTCCTCACGCAAATGTCCGAGGAAGGGCGCGAGGCCGGCCAGCACATCGAAGTGCAGGTGGAAGTGCCGTCTCGGCAAGTTCGCGAGCGTCTCCAGCTGAACGAGGGGGAGCTGGTTGTCGTCCGGCGCCGCGTCCGCTTCGTCGACGGAGTCCCCTACAACACGAACGACTCGCACTTCCCGCTCGCGCTGGTCCAGAACAGCGAGATCATGAGCCCGGACGACATCGCCCGCGGCGCGAACGTGGTCCTGTCGGAACTCGGGTATGAGCAGGTCCGCGCCTTGGACGAGATCCAGGTACGGATGCCGACTCCCGAGGAAGCCGACCGCCTGCAACTCGGCCCCGGCACGCCCGTGGCAATCCACCTGTGCACGGGGTTCACCGAGGAAGGCAGGCCGGTTCGCGCTGTGGTCAACGTGCTGCCCGGCGACCGACACGTCATTACCTACGAGCGCAGCCGCCGCCAGTTCGATCCCGCGCCGATAATCCGTCAGGCCGTCGCCGCAGACCTGCGCACGGTCATTGACCTGTGGGAACACGCTGCTTCTTGGCTCAACGAGCAAGGTATCGATCAATGGCAGTACCCGCCGCGCGAAGATCGCATCAAGGCCAACATCGCCGCCGGTGAGTGCTGGATCGTCGAAGCTGATGGGGCACCCGTGGCGACGATCACCATCGACGAGCACGCCGACTCGGACTTCTGGACTCCCGATGAGGCTGCCGAACCTGCGTTCTACGTGCATCGCATGGTCGTGCGCCGCGATGTGTCGGGCCTCGATCTCGGATCGGCCATGCTCGACTGGGCGGGCCAGCACGCTACGAGCCAGGGCAAACAGCTGCTCCGCTTGGACGCCTGGCGCACCAACGAAGATCTGCAGAAGTACTACACCGACCGAGGCTTCACTCACATTCGGACCGTCGAAGCGGCCGACCGAAGCAGCGGTGCTCTGTTCCAGCGCCCGTCCGGCTATAGCCGCAGGACAGGGCCGCAGCTCGCCGTTGTTCCGAACGAAAACAAGCACTGA
- a CDS encoding WhiB family transcriptional regulator, whose protein sequence is MQYRMTGEQAQSQRRDALQQVVDAGARCQQPGVAAVDFFRGENESRKSWNEHREELVRFCHGCPVMAACRELALREGDGWDRADGMVRGGLSGQELYKTRMREDERLRAARREDLDPQWKRLTTVARTLQAAVAVNVEQSSRNAGAQARQNLLIRQLAGELREVKAARRARTGWGQAA, encoded by the coding sequence ATGCAGTACAGGATGACAGGTGAACAGGCCCAGTCGCAGCGCCGGGACGCGCTCCAGCAAGTGGTCGACGCGGGCGCCCGGTGTCAGCAGCCGGGTGTTGCCGCCGTCGACTTCTTCCGCGGTGAGAACGAGAGCCGCAAGTCCTGGAACGAGCACCGGGAGGAGCTGGTGCGCTTCTGCCACGGCTGCCCGGTGATGGCCGCCTGCCGTGAGCTCGCCCTGCGCGAGGGCGACGGCTGGGACAGGGCGGACGGCATGGTCCGCGGCGGGCTTTCCGGCCAGGAGTTGTACAAGACGCGCATGCGCGAGGACGAGCGACTTCGCGCGGCTCGCCGTGAGGACCTGGACCCGCAGTGGAAGCGGCTCACCACCGTCGCCCGCACCTTGCAGGCCGCGGTCGCGGTGAACGTTGAGCAGTCCAGCCGCAACGCGGGAGCCCAGGCGCGGCAGAACCTGCTCATCCGTCAGCTCGCCGGTGAACTCCGCGAGGTCA